The Arachis hypogaea cultivar Tifrunner chromosome 14, arahy.Tifrunner.gnm2.J5K5, whole genome shotgun sequence genome has a segment encoding these proteins:
- the LOC112741919 gene encoding uncharacterized protein: MEPEPPIQFDASSSENMGESGLPPVSLPNESTSIRSPSALFSAGSVLNDLNFSCLFIAGSVLDLNFRLMFGAVLLML; the protein is encoded by the exons ATGGAGCCCGAGCCACCGATTCAG TTTGACGCCAGTTCAAGTGAGAATATGGGCGAATCCGGATTGCCGCCAGTTTCTCTTCCGAATGAATCCACAAGCATCAGATCTCCGAGTGCATTGTTCAGTGCTGGTTCTGTGCTTAATGATTTAAACTTCAGctgcttgtttattgctggttctGTGCTTGATTTAAACTTCA GGCTCATGTTTGGGGCAGTTTTGCTTATGTTATGA